A part of Brassica rapa cultivar Chiifu-401-42 chromosome A05, CAAS_Brap_v3.01, whole genome shotgun sequence genomic DNA contains:
- the LOC103870573 gene encoding dnaJ protein ERDJ3A: MVRTQLVVSVVLVSTLLLLNTEAKTVDPYKVLGVSRDAKPREIQKAFHKQSLKYHPDKNKNKGAQEKFAEINNAYEILSDEEKRKNYDLYGDEKGQPGFGSGFPGGNGGGYSYSSGGGQGGGFNFGGPGGWQNMGGGGGGGGGSKSFSFSFGGGGGGPSASGSSFGFGMDDIFSMFGGGGGGAKGRDQFGGFGGFGGGSSKAESGSKRGSVATVKTVTSQVYKKDIVDQGMTWLLLSYLPSQRGTQYHESVIEEVAESLQGALKVGRINCETESSLCKQLGVVPRRAPRLFVYSYTSSGKATLAEYTEELVAKKVKSFCQEHLPRFSKRVDLNTFDVSAISSQGIPRVMLLSTKKDTPVIWRVLSGLYNGRFVFYNTEVHDASDPKVKNLGVDAFPAIVGWSSNGEKQVLKTGITVKNLKTAVQEIGKLLEAFEKKNKKASSNSQSGQAKSEPVEKIHLLSRTNFDSICGEKVPVCIIGAFRSSQGKEKLHSILSKVSQKSLSRRQASGTGSQDTVSYSLVDAEKQSSFLSSFDKSEFKASDKVLIAYKPKRGKFATFKGDMTMEEAEKFVAAVLNGDVQFSKTRQKPQIK; this comes from the exons ATGGTGAGAACGCAGTTGGTGGTATCTGTTGTGCTTGTCTCGACATTGTTGCTGTTGAATACAGAAGCGAAAACCGTTGATCCCTACAAG GTTCTTGGAGTATCTCGAGATGCAAAGCCGCGTGAAATCCAGAAAGCTTTCCACAA gCAATCTCTGAAATATCATccagataaaaacaaaaataagggTGCTCAGGAGAAGTTTGCTGAGATTAATAATG CTTATGAGATCTTGTCTGATgaagagaagaggaagaacTATGATCTTTATGGGGATGAAAAGGGACAGCCTGGATTTGGATCAGGCTTCCCCGGAGGTAATGGTGGCGGGTATTCATATTCTTCAGGTGGTGGACAGGGTGGTGGTTTCAATTTTGGAGGACCGGGTGGATGGCAGAATATGggcggtggtggtggcggtgggGGCGGTTCCAAATCGTTTTCCTTCTCATTtggcggtggtggtggcggtCCTAGTGCTAGTGGAAGTTCCTTTGGTTTTGGGATGGATGATATCTTTTCCATGTTTggcggcggtggtggtggtgctaAAGGAAGAGATCAGTTTGGTGGATTTGGTGGGTTTGGTGGCGGCTCATCAAAGGCTGAGTCTGGGTCAAAGAGAGGTTCGGTTGCAACTGTCAAAACCGTAACTTCTCAGGTTTATAAGAAAGACATTGTGGACCAAGGGATGACTTGGCTTTTGCTGTCTTATCTTCCATCTCAAAGAGGAACCCAGTACCATGAATCGGTCATAGAGGAAGTTGCTGAGTCACTGCAAGGAGCGTTAAAG GTTGGGCGTATAAACTGTGAAACAGAATCCTCTCTTTGCAAACAACTTGGCGTAGTTCCTCGCAGGGCTCCAAGGCTGTTTGTTTATTCATACACATCAAGTGGTAAAGCTACTTTAGCGGAATATACTGAGGAGCTTGTTGCAAAGAAGGTGAAAAGCTTCTGCCAGGAACATCTACCGAGATTCTCAAAAAGGGTTGACCTGAACACCTTCGATGTCTCTGCTATTAGCTCACAAGGGATTCCTAGAGTTATGCTCTTGTCAACAAAGAAAGACACTCCTGTCATCTGGCGTGTTCTTAGTGGCTTGTACAATGGACGCTTTGTCTTCTACAACACAGAG GTTCATGATGCTTCTGATCCGAAGGTTAAGAACCTAGGTGTTGACGCGTTTCCAGCGATAGTTGGCTGGTCATCAAATGGTGAGAAGCAAGTCTTGAAGACAGGGATCACTGTGAAGAATCTGAAAACAGCTGTCCAGGAGATTGGTAAGTTGCTAGAAGCATTtgagaaaaagaacaaaaaggcCTCTTCAAATAGTCAGTCAGGCCAAGCAAAGAGCGAGCCCGTAGAAAAGATACATCTTCTCTCGAGAACAAATTTCGATTCCATTTGTGGAGAGAAGGTTCCTGTTTGTATTATCGGTGCCTTCAGATCTTCACAGGGTAAAGAGAAGCTGCACTCAATATTGTCTAAG GTGTCACAGAAGTCTTTGTCTAGACGACAAGCTTCGGGAACAGGCTCTCAGGACACGGTTTCATATTCCCTTGTAGACGCGGAAAAACAATCTTCGTTCCTGAGCTCATTTGACAAATCAGAGTTCAAAGCATCTGACAAGGTTCTAATAGCATACAAGCCTAAACGAGGGAAGTTTGCTACGTTTAAAGGCGACATGACGATGGAAGAAGCTGAGAAATTCGTAGCGGCTGTTCTGAACGGAGACGTACAGTTCTCAAAGACAAGACAGAAACCTCAGATCAAGTGA